From the Leptospira inadai serovar Lyme str. 10 genome, the window CCAAATCATAAATACGAATGCGGTGACAGGACGTCGCAATGCTTCCTTACTCGGATAGATCGAGGAAATTTTTCTCATTAAGGGGCGGACGATAAAGATCATTATGATAACGTAAATTACCGCCAATCCCAACGTAATGATGCCTCCAGCAAACGTTCCGGCCTGCGCGATCGCGACTACTCCCGCTAAAATACACCAAGCCGTGATGTCGTCCGCCGCTGCACAAGTAATGACTAAAGTTCCTAAAGGAGTTTTTGTAAGTCCCCTCTCTTGGACGATTCTAGCCAAGACCGGAAAAGCGGTTATGCTCATGGCGATTCCCATGAACAATCCGAAGACCAAAAAGGAGATCCCTTTGGGAGCCAAATCTCCGTACAATGTCAGGGAGTAAGCGGTTCCTAGGAAAAACGGGAATAATATACTCGCATGGCTGACCACGACGGCGTCGTGAGCCTTTTTTCCTAATATACTTAAATTCAACTCCATCCCGATTAGGAAAAGAAAGAGAAGAAGTCCCACATTGCTCAAAGCTTGTATAATCTTTAGGGATTCTTTCGGAAATAGAAAGCCGCTTGCTTCCGGCCAAAACGTTCCGAGAAACGAGGGTCCCAAAAGAATCCCGGCGATGATTTCACCGATAACGGAAGGTTGGCCTAAAAAGGCCAATAGGGATCCTAAAACTCTTGCCGTTCCCAAGATGACAAGTAACTGCAAAATCAGCATCGCCACCGGTTGCTTTAGATTCTTTCCTAGTTCCGACAGAATTTCAAGAGGCGGAACCAGTCTTTCGGTTCCCCCGTTGACCGATGGAGTTACATAAGTTTCCAGCGATTTTCCGAGATCGAGAGAAACGAAAATCCCTAATCCGAAGACGATTAAAAAGAAAGCATACACTAGCACGCTTCGAACCGCTTTCCGATTCATCCGGCAATCCTCCGATATTTAAATTTTCTTCGGATAAAATCATATGCGAAACTGAAGGTTTCGATTCATGATTCGGCCAAAGATAGTTTGAGCGGGAAGAAGTCCGGAGGAGAACCCTCCCGATCGTCTTCTCTCCATGCCTGCGAAGTTAGCTGACGGGCTGGGATTGAGAGATATCCCCCGTGCTAGGACGGTTAGCCCCGAATTTTGGTTCCTCCGCTCCGAATGAATTCGGATTAGGCAGACTCGGCACTATCTATACGATAGAGCCTTTTTTTTGTCAACATGATCCTATACAAGAATTTACGATTCGCTAAACTTGCGGTGTGTTAACCGAATTGGAAATTACGAGTGCCTTATTCTATAAATAGGAACAGCAGTAATCGCAGACGATTTTTACTTTTACTTTAAATTTAGATTTGGCCGGAACCTGGAAGGACTGTCCGCTTTTGATTTCCTGCCAATTTTCGTTTCCGGGAAGTAATACCTGCAAATCGCCCTCGGTTATTTCCATAATTTCGCTAGCCTCGGTTCCGAACTCGTAGTCCCCGGGCATGAGTATTCCAAGAGTCTTCTTTTCTCCGTTGGGAAAGAGGAGAGTACGACTGGTGACCTGTCCGTTAAAATATACGTTTGCTTTCTTAAGAACCGTTACATTTTCAAACTGTTGCATTTATCCTAATCTCGTTTATCATTAAATGTTAGTTATCATTCAAAGAATGATAAGGCATCCAAACGATCGATCTAATTTTTCAGAAGCCAATCGATTCCTTCTTCGCGACTGCCGGCATTGTACATCTGAATGTTTCCGGATTTTATCGATTTATTGTCTATGGAAATGGCTGCGAGGGACGATTCGGGAATGACGAGCGCTATTTTGCGTAAAGTGGATTGGTTCGCTTCCGGAAGCCAGATCTCGTTTACCCATCGTTGCCCTTCCGCCGATACGATTCCGATTCGTCTCGTATCGGCCATCCATCTGGAAATACGATGCTTTCTGACCGCATCTAAAGCGGCGGATAATATCTCCTTATACTTTTCATCGCTATACTGAGGAGTCCACACGATGTCCAATAATCCTAGATTCTTAGCATAATAGACGCTTCCGATTTCGGACCTGAATTGCAACTCAAGCTTACGATCCTCCATCCGAGTATCCGAATTTTGATGCGATTCTTGAAATTCGGGGATCTTAAATAGTTCGACCATCGTACTCAATCGAATGGAGGTGCTTGCGATATCGGTGATTTTTTGCGCGAGTACGTCGCTGCTTTCCGAGTTGTTCACCGCGAGATTTCCGATCGAAGAGATCGAAAGTACGACTTCGCTCGTAGCTTCATTATGCTCCAAAACGGCGTTTCGAATTTCTTCCGAGCTACCTCGCACGAAATCGGCTTCCTTCAAAACCGCGTTCCGAAGTTGTTGCTGCGCGGTCACAGCATGGAATACCTCCTCCATTTGCTTTGAGATCCGATCGATCGTGCCGACGATCTCCTGAATTTCCCGGGCCGTCTCTCCGATTCTTTCCATTCCCTGCTGCATATCGTTTCGATTTTTCTTAACCAGCTCGCTGATTCCCCGAATACTCCTGGCGGTTCTATCGGCTAATTTGGAAACCTCGTCGGCGACTACCGCAAACCCGCGACCTGCATCTCCCGCTCTTGCCGCTTCGATTGCCGCATTTAGCGAGAGCATATTAATTTGTTCGCTTATATCCGCGATCGTACTGACGGTTTTCGAAATTTCTTTGGAGCTAGTCGCTAAATTATCCATCGCGACGTTCATATATTGAAGGGAATTCCTTCCCAGCTCGGCTCGACGGGAAATTTCTTTAAACGAAGTTAGGATCCCTCCCACATCGCCTCGTGTTTTCTCCAGAGCGGAGGAAAGCTTTTCGACCTCAACGATTAAACTTCCCATACTTTCGGAATTCTCGCCGGAGATACCGGATATCGACGAAGCAGCACCCGAAATTTCTTCGATGGAAGCGGAAACTTGCTCGGTCGCTGCGGATTGCGATTGAATATTCGATCCGAAATCAATGATTACGGTTTTCATTTCCTTAGAACTGGAAGCCAATTCTAAAGCCGAGGTTCGAATCCGATGTATGAGTTCCGCTTGTCCGTTCAGCATTTTGTGGAAGCTTTCAAAAAGCTCAAAGAGTAAGTCTCTGGAATTCGTGGAGATCCTCACACTTAAGTTTCCTTTGCTCACATCCTTGAACGCATTCTGGAGTTCGAAGAAAGTGCCGGCCAGCCAAGTACCGGAAAAGATCCCCATAGCGACCGAGAGAACCACTAACGACCCTACCGAGAGTATGATCGAAGTCATAACATTTTCTTTTGCCAAGGCGCCTAACACGCATAAGCCGAAAAGAACTGTCGTTAGCAGAATCGCACTGAAAATGGAATATGAAATGAAATAGTAGAATCTGAGTTTCGAGAGCATGCCCTACCTCTTATTGCCGTCGTTCTTTTATTTAAGACGATATCCTATTCTTCCCGAGCATTTCTCACGAGAAGATAAAATGGAAACGTCGGTGAACAGCGGCACCTATATTATTTTACGAAGTTAGTTTGAATCAAAGGAATCCGCCTTGAACCGGTGGGTCCTGCATGCACCTCGACTCTAGAAAGAGTATCGGCATTCGACCGACTAGATTCTCTCGGGACTCGATTTGTAAGGATTATGTCTTTTTTCCGCTTTTAAGCAGAGGTTTTTGCGTTAATTTTTAGGTAAAAAGTTCTCCGGCTTCCTGATTCAATCTAGGGCGCCTCTTTAATCCAAAAATCTTGACTTTTTTTGACGTTTCTTGGAAACTTGAATCAAGGTTTAGCACTCTAATGAACAGAGTGCTAAAGAGAACAAGACATGGAACTCTCGCAGAGACATAGGATGATTCTTAAGGCGACTGTGGACGAGTTTATCGTCGAAAACCGTCCGGTCGGTTCCAAAACCTTATTCGATAAACATGATATAGGCCTGTCGCCGGCTTCGATCCGATCGGTTTTAAAGGAACTGGAAGATATGGGCTATTTAGCCTCCAGGCATACTTCCGGAGGAAGAATTCCTACCGAGAGGGGATATCGTTTTTACGTGGATTCTTTGGTCGTTTTGTACGAGCTAACGATCAAAGAGAAGCAGCGAATTCAGGAGGAATACCTGAAAATGCAGTTCAAACTGGACCAAATACTCAGGGCTACCGCGAGCGTTTTGGCCAGCCTATCCAATTCGGCGGGGATTGTGTTAGGACCGGCAAAGAGTTTAGATACTCTAAAGCATGTGGAATTGATCCATGTTCACGGCGATGAAGTATTAATGATCATGGTTATGCGTTCCGGGGCGGTGGTCAATCGGAACGTTTTCTTAGATCGGAATTATAGTCAGGAAGAATTGTATCAGATCTCGAAATATCTGAATGATAACGCGAAAGGCTACGATATGTTCGAGATCCAGGAATCGGTCATTCCGAATCTTTTGAAACGAAAAGACGGCCCCGAGGATTTTTCAAGAGTATCCGGAGTTCTTTCCGCCGCTATGACTCCGGATAATTCGGAAGTAAGCGTTTATATAGACGGTTTAAAAAATCTTTATGGAAGGTTCAGGGACCAAGAGGAAAAACTCAACCAGGTTCTTTCTCTTTTGGATGATAAACGATTCTTGCGGGAAATGTTCGGCGAATATTCCGATCATGACGGAGTCTACACCGTCATCGGTAAGGACGGGGATGGTCTGATGGGCGGCGTAAGCATTATCACTTCGAG encodes:
- the hrcA gene encoding heat-inducible transcriptional repressor HrcA codes for the protein MELSQRHRMILKATVDEFIVENRPVGSKTLFDKHDIGLSPASIRSVLKELEDMGYLASRHTSGGRIPTERGYRFYVDSLVVLYELTIKEKQRIQEEYLKMQFKLDQILRATASVLASLSNSAGIVLGPAKSLDTLKHVELIHVHGDEVLMIMVMRSGAVVNRNVFLDRNYSQEELYQISKYLNDNAKGYDMFEIQESVIPNLLKRKDGPEDFSRVSGVLSAAMTPDNSEVSVYIDGLKNLYGRFRDQEEKLNQVLSLLDDKRFLREMFGEYSDHDGVYTVIGKDGDGLMGGVSIITSSYRMGEKRIGSMGIIGPQRMDYNRALPLVDFTSKLVSEMVTRISK
- a CDS encoding methyl-accepting chemotaxis protein — translated: MLSKLRFYYFISYSIFSAILLTTVLFGLCVLGALAKENVMTSIILSVGSLVVLSVAMGIFSGTWLAGTFFELQNAFKDVSKGNLSVRISTNSRDLLFELFESFHKMLNGQAELIHRIRTSALELASSSKEMKTVIIDFGSNIQSQSAATEQVSASIEEISGAASSISGISGENSESMGSLIVEVEKLSSALEKTRGDVGGILTSFKEISRRAELGRNSLQYMNVAMDNLATSSKEISKTVSTIADISEQINMLSLNAAIEAARAGDAGRGFAVVADEVSKLADRTARSIRGISELVKKNRNDMQQGMERIGETAREIQEIVGTIDRISKQMEEVFHAVTAQQQLRNAVLKEADFVRGSSEEIRNAVLEHNEATSEVVLSISSIGNLAVNNSESSDVLAQKITDIASTSIRLSTMVELFKIPEFQESHQNSDTRMEDRKLELQFRSEIGSVYYAKNLGLLDIVWTPQYSDEKYKEILSAALDAVRKHRISRWMADTRRIGIVSAEGQRWVNEIWLPEANQSTLRKIALVIPESSLAAISIDNKSIKSGNIQMYNAGSREEGIDWLLKN
- a CDS encoding pyrimidine/purine nucleoside phosphorylase, translating into MQQFENVTVLKKANVYFNGQVTSRTLLFPNGEKKTLGILMPGDYEFGTEASEIMEITEGDLQVLLPGNENWQEIKSGQSFQVPAKSKFKVKVKIVCDYCCSYL